The following coding sequences lie in one Pontibacter sp. G13 genomic window:
- a CDS encoding arylsulfatase translates to MSRNVRTLITLAFCIVFSFDSFSQSKKPNILVIWGDDIGITNVSAYSRGLMGYHTPNIDRIAKEGILFTDYYGEQSCTAGRAAFITGQSPVRTGLTKVGMPGADLGIQAGDPTIAELLKPLGYATAQFGKNHLGDKDEFLPTNHGFDQFFGNLYHLNSEEEPENPDYPDPKKYPDFRKNFGPRGVIKSSADGPIEDTGPLTKKRMETVDREFLEAAKAFIKEQVSSGKPFFVWFNSTRMHFYTHISDDIAGQSGQGFYNDAMMEHDGHVGELLDLLEELKVVDNTIVCYSTDNGPHYNEWPDGGISPFRGEKNTNWEGGYRVPSLVRWPGKFPAGMICNEIMSHTDWLPTLVAAAGNDNVKDELMSGFKAGSKSFKVHLDGYNFLPHLMGEVDKGPREEFFYFNDDGQLVNIRYNDWKLVFMEQLSHGMAVWRDPFVSLRAPKIFNLRRDPFERADTDSNNYNHWWVKHAFLLVPAQAYVGKFIETFKDYPPRQRPAKFNLDEVMESLYQTN, encoded by the coding sequence ATGTCTCGGAACGTCCGAACACTGATAACTCTGGCATTCTGTATCGTTTTTTCATTTGATAGCTTTTCGCAGTCCAAGAAGCCCAATATTCTCGTCATTTGGGGCGATGATATCGGCATCACCAATGTCTCTGCCTATTCTCGTGGATTGATGGGGTATCACACCCCCAACATCGACCGGATCGCCAAGGAAGGCATTTTGTTTACCGATTATTATGGTGAGCAGAGCTGCACGGCAGGACGCGCTGCATTCATCACGGGCCAAAGTCCTGTCCGTACAGGATTGACCAAAGTGGGAATGCCCGGCGCAGATCTGGGGATTCAGGCGGGTGATCCAACCATTGCCGAGCTTCTGAAACCATTGGGGTATGCCACCGCACAATTCGGCAAAAACCACCTCGGAGACAAAGATGAATTCCTGCCCACCAATCACGGCTTCGACCAGTTTTTTGGGAATTTGTACCACTTGAATTCAGAGGAGGAGCCCGAAAACCCCGATTATCCTGATCCTAAAAAGTATCCTGATTTCCGCAAAAACTTCGGCCCAAGAGGAGTGATCAAATCCTCCGCAGACGGTCCTATCGAAGATACTGGGCCTTTGACCAAAAAGCGCATGGAGACCGTGGATCGGGAGTTCCTCGAAGCTGCGAAGGCATTCATCAAGGAACAGGTCAGCTCCGGTAAGCCATTTTTCGTTTGGTTCAATTCCACCCGAATGCACTTCTACACCCACATTTCCGATGACATCGCAGGGCAATCCGGACAAGGGTTCTACAACGATGCCATGATGGAGCACGACGGACATGTCGGTGAATTGCTGGATCTCTTAGAGGAACTCAAAGTAGTGGACAACACGATTGTCTGCTATTCGACCGACAATGGTCCGCATTACAACGAATGGCCAGATGGAGGAATATCTCCATTCCGCGGGGAGAAGAACACCAACTGGGAAGGTGGATATCGGGTGCCATCTCTGGTGCGTTGGCCGGGGAAATTTCCGGCTGGTATGATCTGCAATGAGATCATGAGCCATACGGACTGGTTGCCTACGTTGGTGGCGGCGGCCGGAAATGACAATGTGAAGGACGAACTGATGAGTGGGTTCAAGGCGGGTTCCAAATCTTTCAAGGTGCATTTGGATGGATACAATTTCCTGCCGCATCTCATGGGGGAAGTGGACAAGGGACCTCGGGAGGAGTTTTTCTACTTCAATGACGACGGCCAATTGGTGAATATCCGCTACAATGACTGGAAGCTCGTCTTCATGGAACAGCTGTCTCATGGCATGGCGGTCTGGCGCGATCCATTTGTCTCGCTTCGTGCTCCCAAGATCTTCAACCTTCGCCGTGATCCTTTTGAGCGCGCCGATACCGATTCCAACAATTACAACCACTGGTGGGTGAAACATGCCTTCCTCCTCGTGCCTGCACAGGCGTATGTGGGCAAATTCATCGAAACCTTCAAGGATTATCCGCCTAGACAGCGTCCTGCCAAATTCAATCTGGACGAAGTCATGGAGAGCTTGTACCAAACAAATTGA
- a CDS encoding TIGR03032 family protein, with protein sequence MKTSFSPSFPAILAEAQATLAISTYQGGKVVLASSVNGSHLHQFAKSFPRPMGMAIHPEGSLAIACKQTVEVMAANRKLSLNFPKEPQKYDGIFFPRATYYTGPTDLHDMEWVGDDLIAVNTAFSCLCKITHANSFEPIWQPSFIDELMPEDRCHLNGLAMLDGQPKYVSMMCRTNEHQGWRKQPLDSGVIMDIEDESIIADQLPMPHSPRVIDGKLYFLLSAVGEIYVHDLSTGVTDLFQSTAGFARGMTHMGDYLFVGSSKIRPTSKSFRNLPISKRAEHACIEVFRISNGDKVAELVYGEKIEELFDLAILPGIRRGGILDKSGEWVNRAIVMDDKQCFWKKEQKQEEKAEVTNS encoded by the coding sequence ATGAAAACCTCCTTCTCCCCTAGTTTCCCAGCCATTCTAGCTGAGGCTCAAGCTACTTTAGCAATAAGTACTTACCAAGGAGGAAAAGTGGTCCTCGCCAGTTCTGTCAACGGATCGCATTTACATCAATTTGCCAAATCATTTCCCAGGCCGATGGGGATGGCCATCCATCCGGAAGGATCTTTGGCGATTGCCTGCAAGCAGACCGTGGAAGTCATGGCTGCCAACCGCAAACTGTCCCTCAATTTTCCCAAAGAGCCGCAGAAATACGACGGCATCTTCTTTCCGCGAGCGACCTACTATACCGGGCCGACAGATCTGCATGATATGGAGTGGGTGGGAGATGATCTGATTGCCGTCAATACGGCTTTCTCATGCCTGTGTAAAATCACACATGCAAACAGCTTCGAGCCCATTTGGCAGCCTTCCTTCATTGATGAATTGATGCCGGAGGACCGATGCCACCTCAATGGCCTTGCCATGCTGGATGGCCAACCGAAATACGTCTCGATGATGTGTCGCACCAACGAGCATCAGGGATGGCGCAAACAACCCCTAGATAGCGGGGTGATCATGGACATCGAGGATGAATCCATCATCGCCGACCAATTGCCCATGCCCCATTCTCCTCGGGTGATAGATGGCAAACTATACTTCCTACTTTCAGCAGTTGGGGAAATCTATGTGCATGATTTGTCAACCGGTGTGACGGATTTGTTCCAATCGACTGCTGGATTTGCCAGAGGAATGACCCACATGGGGGATTATTTGTTTGTGGGAAGCAGCAAGATCCGACCAACCAGTAAGTCCTTTCGGAATCTCCCCATCTCCAAACGAGCAGAACATGCCTGCATCGAGGTATTCAGGATCAGTAATGGGGACAAAGTAGCGGAATTGGTCTACGGGGAAAAAATTGAGGAACTGTTTGATCTAGCCATCCTGCCAGGCATCAGACGAGGAGGCATCTTGGATAAATCTGGTGAATGGGTCAATCGCGCCATCGTCATGGACGACAAGCAGTGCTTCTGGAAAAAGGAGCAAAAACAAGAAGAAAAGGCAGAAGTCACCAACTCCTAA
- a CDS encoding DUF4381 domain-containing protein — protein sequence MPQPDSLQASKVPFSGELIEPEAVAFSFHEPGWFFLAGCILAGIFVLITHRIKRRKRWAYRRQALALLKKVPRRFSAPATQIIAINQILKRVAMTTYGREQVAGLYGGDWLEFLRRETPKAQWDDSFEWLTKAAYLPSQKLTELSESMAESIRSWASEWIRHHGNV from the coding sequence ATGCCTCAACCTGATAGTTTGCAAGCTTCGAAAGTACCCTTTTCCGGTGAACTCATCGAGCCGGAAGCTGTGGCATTTTCCTTCCACGAACCCGGTTGGTTTTTCCTTGCTGGATGTATTCTAGCGGGAATATTCGTGTTGATTACCCACAGGATCAAGCGGCGAAAACGCTGGGCTTACCGAAGGCAAGCTCTGGCATTGCTCAAGAAAGTTCCTCGTCGGTTTTCGGCCCCTGCTACCCAGATTATCGCGATCAATCAGATTCTCAAACGGGTGGCCATGACGACCTACGGGAGAGAACAAGTAGCGGGTCTGTATGGAGGAGACTGGCTGGAATTTCTCCGGCGAGAAACCCCCAAGGCCCAGTGGGACGATTCCTTCGAATGGCTCACCAAAGCAGCCTACCTTCCGTCGCAAAAATTGACGGAGCTCAGTGAGTCCATGGCGGAATCGATCCGGTCATGGGCAAGTGAATGGATCAGACATCATGGAAACGTTTGA
- a CDS encoding SNF2-related protein produces the protein MQKSYGTTWWGKRWLEALEEFDEANRLARGKSYANNGAVKRLDLRGSKLIGSVRDSGYRPYEVELDLKPFSDAKRKALLKLLEEHPLYLAQLLNGELPVGFLEMCHEAGIHIFPESWEDIQSNCSCPDWAIPCKHIAAVCYVLATEIDKSPFKIFTLRGMDLLAELKKMGIEVSNQQSLAFPALRDLWEELEMLPEDWTPPEDADYDLDVSHLPNTLDLLLKILKDRPIFYPPGNFKDELTKAYRLTADFAKVILLSDAAEMDPTPEMDLVEEVLILLNPDGSLRNCTLRDREGARVKRFDDPAALLLWLGNVPLTSLDKLSPQLAALRMCLLFAAKLAERSAFVPQILEVQDQHFAVRWIPTLMNQDIRELCDEVKRWLPQGILCYQVEGEYMMPIEEDVVPSMLSFFLGSFMKESCEEVFIWHHRILRLFFGGHSESFHSTEEAGYPTAILMWLNRLFISEKSIVPVLEVLGEQEGFAISLHFEDRRDETHQRISIDDLTHSDEYTHHRMEAFGDVGLLVEYLHGIEDLANGNAEFIEVNSQEMVDIMFEVVPTIRMFGIQVELPESLQHLMKPQLSMALTVNPDEQEAESLVGVSQMLDFEWRVALGSQVVETDHFFELAQQKTGIVKFKDQYVYFDDDEVQHLIKRLEDPPSLTAHEKLHVALAEEYKGATVKLDGKVRQLIRDLMATEDLTPPNGLHAELRPYQLRGFQWLTKNARLGFGSIIADDMGLGKTLQVISVILHMKETGTLGDRKVIVIAPTTLLSNWEKEIKKFAPSLSSLIYHGPGRDLTPLKDSDILLTSYGIARNETKTLNKFKWLCLVIDEAQNIKNPTTGQSKAVKKIKAPIRIAMSGTPVENRLSEYWSIFDFTNKGYLGGIKKFTDAYAKPIEILHDRQRLAHFRKITDPFILRRVKTDRSIIQDLPEKIEQDQYCPLTVEQARLYKQVMKDLMSAVQGSEGMERKGLVLKMITALKQVCNHPVHYLKEGKAIPADSGKSQRLLELMHSILERGEKTLIFTQYREMGNLIIDMMEKEFGFDVQFLHGGTTRKQRDVMVEDFQNNRANRVLILSLKAGGTGLNLTAASNIIHYDLWWNPAVEAQATDRAYRIGQDQNVMVHRFITENSFEERINQMIQAKRELADLAVSAGEKWIGELSDDELRQLVALGG, from the coding sequence ATGCAAAAGTCCTACGGAACCACGTGGTGGGGAAAACGCTGGCTGGAAGCCCTCGAAGAATTCGATGAAGCCAATCGCCTGGCTCGCGGAAAAAGCTACGCCAACAATGGTGCCGTCAAACGGCTCGACCTTCGCGGCAGCAAATTGATCGGTAGTGTTCGTGATAGTGGATATCGTCCGTATGAGGTCGAGCTGGATCTCAAACCCTTTTCCGATGCCAAGCGCAAGGCATTGCTCAAGTTATTGGAGGAGCATCCGCTGTATCTGGCGCAACTACTCAATGGAGAGCTGCCAGTCGGATTTCTGGAAATGTGCCATGAAGCGGGAATACACATTTTCCCTGAATCATGGGAAGATATCCAGAGCAATTGCTCCTGTCCCGATTGGGCAATCCCCTGTAAACACATTGCGGCGGTATGCTATGTACTCGCCACCGAAATCGACAAGAGTCCTTTCAAGATTTTCACCCTAAGAGGGATGGATCTTTTGGCGGAGCTCAAGAAAATGGGCATCGAGGTCTCCAACCAACAGTCTCTTGCCTTTCCTGCGTTGCGCGATCTTTGGGAAGAATTGGAAATGCTTCCCGAAGACTGGACACCGCCGGAAGATGCAGACTACGACTTGGATGTGAGTCACCTCCCCAATACCTTGGACCTGCTCCTCAAGATCCTCAAGGACCGACCCATCTTCTACCCACCCGGCAATTTCAAGGATGAACTGACCAAAGCTTATCGCCTAACGGCAGACTTTGCCAAAGTCATTCTGTTGTCTGACGCAGCCGAGATGGACCCCACCCCTGAGATGGATTTGGTGGAAGAAGTCCTGATTCTGCTCAACCCGGATGGCAGTCTCCGCAACTGTACGCTGAGAGATCGAGAAGGAGCCCGTGTAAAGCGATTCGATGATCCGGCGGCATTGTTGCTATGGCTTGGCAATGTTCCGCTTACTTCCTTGGACAAGCTCTCCCCTCAGTTGGCCGCGCTCCGAATGTGCTTGTTATTCGCAGCGAAGCTCGCGGAGAGAAGTGCATTTGTCCCTCAAATCCTGGAAGTTCAAGACCAACATTTTGCCGTTCGATGGATTCCCACCTTGATGAATCAGGATATCCGCGAACTGTGTGATGAGGTCAAACGTTGGCTACCGCAGGGAATTCTCTGCTATCAGGTGGAAGGCGAATACATGATGCCGATCGAAGAGGATGTCGTGCCCAGTATGCTGTCTTTCTTCCTCGGCAGTTTCATGAAAGAATCTTGTGAAGAGGTGTTCATTTGGCATCACAGGATCTTGCGCCTGTTCTTCGGGGGGCATTCCGAGAGCTTTCATTCTACCGAAGAAGCGGGCTATCCTACAGCCATCTTGATGTGGCTCAATCGCCTATTCATTTCGGAAAAGTCCATTGTCCCAGTGCTTGAGGTACTGGGCGAACAGGAAGGATTTGCCATTTCCCTACACTTCGAAGATCGTCGAGATGAAACGCATCAACGGATCTCGATAGATGATTTGACCCATTCAGACGAATACACGCATCATCGGATGGAGGCTTTTGGGGATGTGGGATTGCTCGTCGAGTACTTGCACGGGATCGAAGATCTCGCCAATGGCAATGCCGAATTCATCGAGGTGAATTCTCAAGAGATGGTGGACATCATGTTTGAGGTGGTGCCTACGATCCGGATGTTTGGCATTCAGGTCGAATTGCCCGAGTCGCTCCAACATCTCATGAAACCCCAGCTTTCCATGGCGCTCACGGTCAATCCCGATGAGCAGGAAGCGGAATCGCTGGTCGGAGTATCTCAGATGCTCGACTTCGAATGGCGAGTCGCCTTGGGAAGTCAGGTGGTGGAAACCGATCATTTCTTTGAACTTGCCCAACAGAAAACAGGCATCGTCAAATTCAAGGATCAATACGTCTATTTCGACGACGACGAGGTTCAGCATCTCATCAAGAGACTGGAAGATCCGCCAAGTCTTACGGCTCATGAAAAGCTGCACGTAGCACTCGCAGAAGAATACAAGGGCGCTACGGTAAAATTGGATGGAAAAGTCAGGCAGTTGATCCGAGACTTGATGGCTACGGAGGACCTGACCCCGCCAAATGGTTTGCACGCAGAATTGCGCCCTTATCAGCTCCGCGGCTTCCAGTGGCTCACCAAAAATGCTCGTCTGGGATTCGGCAGTATCATTGCCGATGATATGGGACTTGGAAAAACCTTGCAGGTAATCTCCGTGATCCTCCACATGAAGGAAACCGGAACGCTCGGGGATCGGAAGGTGATCGTCATCGCTCCGACCACGCTCCTGAGCAACTGGGAAAAGGAGATCAAGAAATTTGCTCCGAGCCTCAGTTCCTTGATCTATCACGGTCCGGGGCGGGATTTGACGCCGCTCAAGGACTCGGATATTTTGCTGACCTCCTATGGGATCGCCCGAAACGAGACCAAGACCCTCAACAAGTTCAAATGGTTGTGTCTGGTCATTGACGAGGCCCAGAATATCAAAAACCCCACTACCGGACAAAGTAAGGCTGTCAAGAAGATCAAGGCTCCAATCCGGATTGCCATGAGTGGTACCCCGGTGGAAAACAGGCTCAGCGAGTACTGGAGTATTTTTGATTTCACCAACAAAGGATATTTGGGCGGAATCAAAAAATTCACCGATGCCTATGCCAAGCCGATCGAGATCCTTCACGATCGCCAACGGTTGGCTCATTTCCGCAAAATCACGGACCCATTCATCCTTCGGCGAGTCAAGACGGACCGGAGCATCATTCAAGATTTGCCTGAAAAGATCGAGCAGGATCAATACTGTCCATTGACCGTCGAACAGGCCCGTCTGTACAAGCAAGTCATGAAGGATCTGATGTCGGCGGTGCAAGGCTCCGAAGGCATGGAGCGGAAAGGACTCGTTTTGAAGATGATCACCGCTTTGAAGCAAGTCTGCAATCATCCCGTGCATTATCTGAAAGAGGGCAAAGCCATTCCGGCGGATTCTGGGAAAAGTCAACGCTTGCTGGAGTTGATGCACAGTATTTTGGAGCGAGGTGAGAAAACGCTGATTTTCACCCAATATCGAGAGATGGGCAATCTCATCATCGATATGATGGAAAAGGAGTTCGGATTCGACGTGCAATTCCTGCATGGAGGCACCACTAGGAAACAGCGTGATGTCATGGTCGAGGACTTCCAGAACAACCGTGCCAATCGCGTCCTGATTCTCTCCCTCAAAGCAGGGGGAACTGGGCTCAACTTGACTGCCGCGAGCAACATCATCCACTATGATCTTTGGTGGAATCCTGCCGTGGAAGCTCAGGCGACCGACCGGGCCTATCGGATCGGGCAGGATCAGAATGTCATGGTCCACAGATTTATCACGGAAAACAGTTTCGAAGAGCGAATCAACCAAATGATTCAGGCCAAACGAGAACTGGCCGATCTAGCGGTGTCTGCCGGCGAAAAATGGATTGGCGAATTGTCTGATGACGAATTGCGTCAACTCGTAGCATTGGGCGGCTAG
- a CDS encoding helix-turn-helix transcriptional regulator, with translation MENYREATYNEWERDQKAIDFLVQSHRQLEQVLPKGGMFFYIKNLQSQHFEYIGKQVTEITGVPYERCLEHGMAAALEKIHPSDRSIIMGELLEDILDVLKSVPVEEQKEVITTFNYRFFHEPLNTWIHLQDRFFMVASDPMGRPALMLGYCMRVDTPFQHVHGCIRHQRGTEPEQILHEFSYYADPAFRTLTHREIEILTLLAKGLSSKLIASELGLVTSTVDTHRRKLLRKTGMENVAHLVSKAVQMGVVTVEEPGEPES, from the coding sequence TTGGAAAACTATCGAGAGGCAACCTACAACGAGTGGGAGCGTGATCAGAAAGCCATAGATTTTCTGGTTCAGTCTCACAGACAATTGGAGCAGGTTCTTCCTAAGGGGGGGATGTTCTTCTATATCAAGAATTTGCAGTCTCAGCACTTCGAATACATTGGTAAGCAGGTGACCGAAATTACCGGAGTTCCCTATGAAAGATGTCTTGAACACGGGATGGCCGCTGCCTTGGAAAAAATCCATCCCTCGGACCGTTCCATCATCATGGGCGAGTTATTGGAGGACATTCTGGATGTGCTGAAGTCGGTTCCCGTGGAAGAGCAAAAGGAAGTCATTACGACTTTCAACTATCGATTTTTTCATGAGCCGCTCAATACTTGGATTCACCTACAGGACCGCTTCTTCATGGTGGCTTCCGATCCCATGGGACGCCCGGCCCTGATGCTGGGCTATTGTATGCGGGTCGATACGCCCTTTCAGCATGTGCATGGCTGCATTCGCCACCAACGTGGTACGGAGCCAGAGCAAATCCTCCATGAGTTCAGCTACTACGCTGATCCCGCCTTCCGGACACTTACCCACCGCGAGATCGAAATCCTCACCCTATTGGCCAAGGGACTTTCCAGCAAATTGATCGCTTCCGAATTGGGATTGGTCACCTCTACCGTCGACACACATAGACGAAAACTCCTCCGAAAAACAGGGATGGAGAATGTGGCACATCTCGTGTCAAAGGCTGTTCAAATGGGGGTAGTCACGGTCGAGGAGCCCGGAGAGCCCGAATCCTGA
- a CDS encoding VOC family protein, translating to MATPREQFSHFASILPVHDMQRSIGFYRDQLGFSVEFEWENPPSYVVLRRGEVSIHLSLREDLEEIPGALIYIFVHDVDEVLKAYLACGGAVMEAIGDRDYQMRDFDIRDPDGHRITIGMGLEQ from the coding sequence ATGGCTACTCCCAGAGAACAGTTTTCACATTTTGCGAGCATCCTGCCTGTGCATGATATGCAGCGCTCGATCGGATTTTATCGGGATCAATTGGGCTTTTCGGTGGAATTTGAGTGGGAAAATCCTCCCAGCTATGTGGTTTTGAGGCGTGGAGAAGTGAGCATCCATCTGAGCTTGCGGGAAGATTTGGAGGAGATTCCGGGAGCCTTGATCTACATCTTTGTGCATGATGTGGATGAGGTCTTGAAGGCATATTTGGCCTGTGGGGGAGCGGTGATGGAAGCCATTGGAGATCGGGACTATCAGATGCGGGATTTCGATATCCGTGATCCAGACGGCCACCGAATCACCATTGGGATGGGGTTGGAGCAGTAG
- a CDS encoding MoxR family ATPase produces MSTLSDIQSLKDRMHRSIVGQEHLIERLIITLLADGNMLLEGLPGLAKTRAIKSLARELEAGLSRIQFTPDLLPSDITGTEIYLPEAENPFEFQPGPIFSNLILADEINRAPAKVQSALLEAMEERQVSVAGKTYPMAPLFMVLATQNPVEQEGTYPLPEAQMDRFLMHVTIDYPSDEEELAILRMVRGEASQNGTEAAPVIPQDVLFAARKEILSVHVSESMERYMVDLVAATRRPAELNDDLGSWIDFGASPRGTLALDKASRAHAWLAGQDFVSPEDIRAIFHDVLRHRLIMSYEAQAAGVNADRALDDVLKLVAVNG; encoded by the coding sequence ATGTCTACGCTTTCGGATATTCAATCACTCAAGGATCGGATGCATCGCTCAATCGTCGGGCAGGAGCATCTGATCGAACGATTGATCATCACGTTGCTGGCGGATGGCAATATGTTGCTTGAAGGTCTTCCTGGCCTTGCCAAAACACGTGCGATCAAGAGTCTCGCACGGGAATTGGAGGCAGGATTGAGCCGGATTCAGTTCACGCCGGATTTGTTGCCGAGCGATATTACGGGCACAGAAATCTATCTCCCCGAAGCTGAGAATCCTTTTGAATTTCAGCCCGGTCCGATTTTCAGCAACCTCATTTTGGCAGATGAAATCAACCGTGCGCCTGCCAAGGTTCAATCAGCTTTGTTGGAAGCGATGGAAGAACGGCAAGTGTCCGTCGCGGGAAAAACCTATCCGATGGCACCGCTTTTTATGGTGTTGGCCACCCAGAATCCCGTTGAGCAGGAAGGGACCTATCCATTGCCGGAAGCCCAGATGGACCGGTTTCTGATGCACGTAACGATTGATTATCCCAGCGATGAAGAAGAGTTGGCCATTTTGAGAATGGTCCGGGGGGAAGCGAGTCAGAATGGAACTGAGGCCGCACCGGTGATTCCGCAGGATGTCCTTTTCGCAGCGAGAAAGGAGATCCTTTCCGTCCATGTATCCGAATCGATGGAGCGATATATGGTGGACCTCGTCGCAGCCACTCGGAGACCTGCTGAACTGAATGATGATCTGGGGAGTTGGATAGACTTTGGAGCAAGTCCCCGAGGAACCTTGGCCTTGGATAAGGCTTCAAGAGCGCATGCTTGGCTAGCTGGGCAGGATTTTGTCAGCCCCGAAGATATCCGGGCGATTTTCCACGATGTGTTGAGACATCGCCTGATCATGAGTTATGAAGCACAGGCGGCAGGCGTGAATGCGGACAGGGCCTTGGATGATGTGTTGAAATTGGTTGCGGTAAATGGTTGA
- a CDS encoding DUF58 domain-containing protein, with product METEKRAYPPEVACTLDDLMQLEYQTHGFSYLPQQPVNSLLAGKHSSRLRGRGLDFEEVRLYAKGDDIRNIDWRVTARTGKTHSKVFTEERERPVFVVVDQTSGMFFGSKRFTKSVIAAQAAALAGFRVIRQGDRLGGMVFFDQGAEYVSPKRDRRSLMHFLKLIVQYNQLLPEYPEAGEFIDRVKTGVSKIRKIATHDFLIILISDFRRHHPEVAKSLVEMSRHNDILLLHVMDPLEGELPNQTMILENDRGQLRIDPEPELYQRYREDYKSVNQQFARKMRRYGIPVGTLTTEFPAAPQLRTLLGGGPPRKR from the coding sequence ATGGAGACGGAAAAACGCGCATATCCGCCCGAAGTGGCCTGTACGTTGGATGATCTCATGCAATTGGAGTACCAGACCCATGGGTTTTCCTATCTCCCCCAACAACCTGTAAATAGCCTGCTGGCGGGAAAGCATAGCTCGAGATTGAGAGGGCGGGGATTGGATTTTGAAGAGGTCAGATTGTACGCGAAAGGTGATGATATTCGGAATATCGACTGGAGGGTGACAGCCCGGACGGGGAAAACGCACTCCAAGGTTTTCACTGAAGAACGTGAGCGACCTGTGTTTGTGGTGGTGGATCAAACCTCTGGGATGTTCTTTGGTAGCAAGCGATTCACCAAGTCAGTCATTGCTGCTCAGGCTGCAGCACTGGCGGGTTTTCGGGTGATCCGGCAAGGGGATCGGCTAGGGGGAATGGTGTTTTTCGATCAAGGGGCGGAGTATGTTTCTCCCAAAAGGGATCGACGTTCCCTGATGCATTTCCTCAAGCTCATCGTCCAGTACAACCAATTGTTGCCTGAGTACCCCGAAGCGGGGGAATTTATTGATCGTGTCAAAACCGGGGTATCCAAAATCCGCAAAATAGCCACGCACGATTTTTTGATCATCTTGATCAGCGATTTCAGGCGTCATCACCCCGAGGTGGCCAAGTCATTGGTCGAAATGTCCCGGCACAACGATATCCTGCTGTTGCATGTCATGGACCCACTAGAGGGAGAGCTGCCCAACCAGACCATGATTCTGGAAAATGATCGTGGACAACTTCGAATAGATCCGGAGCCCGAGCTCTATCAAAGATATCGAGAGGATTACAAATCGGTCAATCAGCAATTCGCTCGAAAAATGCGCCGATACGGGATACCGGTCGGTACACTGACTACGGAATTTCCTGCTGCACCTCAGTTGAGAACCCTGCTGGGAGGAGGTCCTCCCCGTAAACGATGA
- a CDS encoding TIGR01777 family oxidoreductase, which translates to MERIVIAGGTGFLGKALEAFFEKRGYEVMILTRNPRNPNHHKWDGRTIGPWWELLEDAQAIINLAGKSVNCRYNERNKQRILASRIDSTSVIGQAIQACEKPPKYWVQSSTATIYDDTRGDLPANTEDVIPTGNDFSVYVAKTWEETFQSIETPDTKRLLLRTAIVYGQSGGAFPVIKQLAEKGLCSPQGSGDQWISWIHEEDFCRSVDYLMNLGATGVFNLAAPNPIQNSTFSDLLRKHIQVPIAIPQPTWMLEIGAALMRTETELILKSRKVVPKRLLDRGYRFHYPTLPQAMNTLI; encoded by the coding sequence ATGGAACGCATCGTAATAGCAGGTGGAACAGGCTTTTTGGGGAAGGCGCTGGAAGCGTTTTTCGAGAAGCGGGGGTATGAGGTGATGATTCTGACTCGCAATCCCCGCAATCCCAATCACCACAAATGGGATGGCCGGACCATCGGGCCTTGGTGGGAACTGTTGGAGGACGCCCAAGCCATCATCAATCTTGCTGGAAAATCTGTCAATTGCAGATACAATGAACGCAACAAACAGCGCATCCTAGCCTCTCGGATTGACTCCACCAGCGTAATCGGCCAAGCCATCCAAGCCTGCGAGAAGCCTCCAAAATACTGGGTTCAATCTTCCACAGCTACCATTTACGATGATACACGAGGCGATCTCCCAGCCAACACCGAGGACGTGATCCCCACAGGCAATGACTTCTCAGTCTATGTGGCCAAGACTTGGGAGGAGACGTTCCAGAGCATCGAAACCCCAGACACCAAAAGACTGCTGTTGCGTACGGCCATTGTCTACGGCCAGAGTGGCGGTGCCTTCCCAGTCATCAAACAGCTGGCCGAAAAGGGACTGTGCTCTCCGCAGGGAAGCGGCGATCAATGGATTAGCTGGATTCACGAAGAAGACTTTTGCCGTTCTGTCGATTATCTCATGAATCTCGGAGCGACTGGCGTCTTTAACCTTGCTGCCCCAAACCCGATTCAGAATTCGACCTTTAGCGATTTACTCCGCAAGCACATCCAAGTGCCTATTGCCATTCCCCAACCCACCTGGATGCTGGAGATTGGCGCTGCCCTGATGCGTACCGAAACAGAACTCATCCTCAAAAGCCGAAAAGTGGTGCCCAAACGTCTGCTGGACCGAGGTTACCGATTCCACTATCCTACCCTACCGCAAGCCATGAACACATTGATTTAG